In Persicimonas caeni, a single window of DNA contains:
- a CDS encoding roadblock/LC7 domain-containing protein — protein sequence MVSGQMVIYEEEANQLKGICEQLVRDALAKAIFIVDPDGQLIAATGETSGIDTTGLASLVAGATAATGGLADMLGEEEFPVHFHEGTRNHLHVSLIRSQLILVVIFDERSSLGLVRLRVKRAYTQMEDVLDSLEKKAAAGNDDVDIFGDITDDDIDSLFNDTF from the coding sequence ATGGTCAGTGGTCAGATGGTGATTTACGAGGAGGAAGCGAACCAGCTCAAAGGTATTTGTGAGCAGCTGGTGCGTGACGCCCTCGCGAAAGCCATCTTCATCGTCGACCCCGACGGTCAGCTTATTGCAGCTACCGGAGAAACGTCCGGCATCGACACCACCGGGTTGGCCTCGCTGGTCGCTGGCGCGACTGCGGCTACTGGTGGGTTGGCCGACATGCTCGGCGAAGAAGAGTTTCCCGTCCACTTCCACGAGGGCACGAGGAACCACCTACATGTGTCGCTGATTCGCAGTCAGCTGATCTTGGTGGTGATCTTCGATGAGCGCTCGAGCCTGGGCCTGGTGCGGCTGCGCGTCAAGCGCGCGTACACCCAGATGGAAGACGTGCTCGACTCACTCGAGAAGAAGGCGGCCGCAGGCAACGACGACGTCGATATCTTCGGAGATATCACCGACGACGACATCGACAGCCTGTTTAACGATACGTTCTAG
- the recR gene encoding recombination mediator RecR yields MKSTDPITRLVSAFTKLPGVGERTASRLAFFILNQPDEIANELAQALVEVKEKVGLCERCCNLTDERLCSVCQSQRRDHSVICVVENTPDLRAIENTGEFTGSYHVLHGLISPLEGIGPDDVHIRELLKRLESPAANGDAAVDEIIIATSPSVDGEATSLYLSKLIKPLGIRVSRIASGVPIGSELEYTDKSTLSRALMERRDL; encoded by the coding sequence ATGAAGTCTACCGATCCCATTACGAGACTCGTCAGCGCGTTCACCAAGCTTCCCGGCGTCGGTGAGCGCACCGCCAGCAGGCTCGCCTTCTTCATCCTCAACCAGCCCGACGAGATCGCCAACGAGTTGGCTCAGGCGCTGGTCGAGGTCAAAGAGAAGGTGGGCCTGTGTGAGCGCTGCTGCAACCTGACCGACGAGCGACTCTGCTCGGTGTGTCAGTCCCAGCGCCGCGATCACTCGGTGATCTGCGTGGTCGAGAACACCCCCGATCTGCGCGCGATCGAGAATACCGGCGAGTTTACCGGCAGCTACCACGTGCTGCACGGGTTGATCAGCCCCCTGGAGGGGATCGGCCCCGATGACGTGCATATCCGCGAGTTGTTGAAGCGGTTGGAATCGCCCGCGGCCAACGGTGACGCGGCGGTCGATGAGATCATCATCGCCACTAGCCCCTCCGTCGACGGCGAAGCGACCTCTTTGTACCTTTCCAAGCTCATCAAACCCCTGGGGATTCGGGTCAGCCGGATCGCCTCCGGGGTGCCCATCGGCAGTGAGCTGGAGTATACCGACAAGTCGACGCTGTCGCGTGCGCTCATGGAACGTCGCGATCTGTAA
- a CDS encoding YbaB/EbfC family nucleoid-associated protein, with translation MKGGFNNIVRQAQQMQGKIAKVQEEMAEKKIEASTGGGMVTAVVTGDQELLEVKIDPEVVDPEDVEMLQEMVVGAVNQAMKLAGDMMNEEIEKITGGMSIPGLF, from the coding sequence ATGAAAGGCGGCTTCAACAACATCGTTCGCCAGGCCCAGCAGATGCAGGGCAAGATCGCCAAAGTCCAAGAAGAAATGGCCGAAAAGAAGATCGAGGCCTCCACCGGTGGTGGCATGGTCACCGCGGTGGTCACTGGCGATCAGGAACTTTTGGAAGTCAAAATCGACCCGGAAGTCGTCGATCCCGAAGACGTCGAGATGCTCCAGGAAATGGTCGTGGGCGCGGTCAATCAGGCCATGAAGCTCGCCGGCGACATGATGAACGAGGAGATCGAGAAGATCACCGGCGGCATGAGCATTCCGGGTCTGTTCTAA
- a CDS encoding M20 metallopeptidase family protein translates to MTGISSEFPETTLDDKTLGQLIERRRHLHAHPELSNEEEQTARYIEEQLAKIGITDVKRIADTGVVAVVEGAHDGPTLGWRGDIDALPIQEINEVSYRSQNDGVMHACGHDVHTTVTLGLAEQMHARRDELHGRVKFIFQPAEEASPVDEPVGAEKMAQAGVLEAPKVDAVFAAHCMPTLEVGKIGYTGGGVWAGSDLVEIEVRGKKAHGAYPHEGVDAVLVASHLVTALQSVVSRRVDARQACVVTIGKIEAGNSYNILAEDAKLTGILRSLSTEVSAQAKEEIGRLARNICEGFGASCEVKFTAGARPVINDSRLEARAVRALEERFGTDEIVPHEPQLGAEDFAAFSRRIPGCYFFLGIRNEREGIVNALHTPNFDVDERCLGFGVERFAMMLLDVAKGWERE, encoded by the coding sequence ATGACCGGCATATCTTCAGAATTCCCAGAAACCACCCTCGATGACAAGACCCTCGGCCAGCTCATCGAGCGCCGCCGCCACCTGCACGCCCACCCGGAGCTCTCCAACGAGGAGGAGCAGACGGCGCGCTACATCGAGGAGCAGCTCGCAAAGATTGGCATCACCGACGTCAAACGCATCGCCGACACGGGAGTGGTCGCCGTCGTCGAGGGGGCTCACGACGGGCCGACGTTGGGCTGGCGTGGCGACATCGACGCGCTGCCCATCCAGGAGATCAACGAGGTCTCCTACCGCAGCCAAAACGACGGGGTGATGCACGCCTGCGGCCACGACGTGCACACCACGGTGACGCTGGGATTGGCCGAGCAGATGCACGCGCGGCGAGACGAGCTGCACGGGCGGGTCAAATTCATCTTCCAGCCCGCCGAGGAGGCAAGCCCTGTCGACGAGCCGGTCGGCGCCGAGAAGATGGCCCAGGCCGGCGTGCTCGAAGCCCCGAAAGTCGACGCCGTCTTCGCCGCCCACTGCATGCCCACCCTCGAGGTCGGCAAGATCGGCTACACCGGCGGCGGGGTGTGGGCGGGCTCGGACCTCGTCGAGATCGAGGTGCGCGGCAAGAAAGCCCACGGCGCCTATCCGCACGAGGGCGTCGACGCCGTGCTCGTAGCCAGCCATCTGGTCACGGCGCTGCAGTCGGTGGTCAGCCGACGCGTCGATGCGCGCCAAGCGTGTGTGGTCACCATCGGCAAAATCGAAGCCGGAAACTCGTACAATATCTTGGCCGAGGACGCCAAGCTGACTGGGATTTTGCGCTCCCTGTCGACGGAGGTGTCGGCGCAGGCCAAGGAGGAAATCGGGCGGCTGGCGCGGAATATTTGCGAGGGTTTCGGCGCTTCCTGTGAGGTGAAATTCACCGCCGGCGCGCGCCCCGTCATCAACGATAGCCGCCTGGAGGCGCGCGCGGTCCGAGCCCTCGAGGAGCGCTTTGGCACGGATGAAATCGTGCCCCACGAGCCGCAACTGGGCGCCGAGGACTTCGCCGCCTTCTCGCGGCGCATCCCCGGCTGCTACTTCTTTTTGGGCATCCGCAACGAGCGCGAAGGCATCGTCAACGCGCTGCACACCCCCAACTTCGACGTCGACGAGCGGTGTCTGGGGTTTGGGGTCGAGCGGTTTGCGATGATGTTGTTGGATGTGGCGAAAGGGTGGGAAAGAGAGTGA
- a CDS encoding RecQ family ATP-dependent DNA helicase, with translation MDAQPTSPAHDVQAALKEHFGFDDFRPGQRDIVEAVLAGHDVLAVMPTGSGKSLCYQLPACMLDGTALVISPLIALMKDQVDALAEFGVAATLINSSIAYAEQQERLRKMARGEYDLVYVAPERFRNDAFRRALSEAKIGLIAVDEAHCISQWGHDFRPDYLDIGDIRAEVGHPVMMALTATATTLVQRDILDQLGMDDAEVIVSGFERPNLFYEVVETIGQQEKIGRIEKLLNHRRGESVVVYCATRRQVEEVSRSLESRGWLAAGYHAGLSDRQRASIQDAFMAGDLPVLVATNAFGMGVDKSDVRAIVHYNIPGSLEAYYQEAGRAGRDGEPAECVVLYNSRDAGIHEFFTENSFPQKEIVERVWLLLFKRGMGRHDLGAEQICDHLNRAGHSKRIHPWAVETALRLLDGGGHLRTGTDAGYDWVEVLDRARLRDLRVDWDKLASQRKLGKRQLEDVEMYATGRGCRQTYLLNYFNSRPSYKGGCGHCDSCCGRPDYARSPDGMISPIDAEDSAETIVRKILSGVARARQHATPVRVAAMLRGSRSVELRRLGLSKMSTYGILEYMNQQDLVDLLDDCVEEGLVESARRKRIALTDAGVEVMKGAASVPVGIERHLERRLLEEA, from the coding sequence ATGGACGCACAACCTACCAGCCCAGCACACGACGTGCAGGCAGCTCTCAAAGAGCATTTCGGCTTCGACGACTTTCGCCCCGGCCAACGCGACATCGTCGAAGCCGTCTTGGCCGGGCACGACGTGTTGGCCGTGATGCCCACCGGCTCGGGCAAGAGCCTGTGCTACCAGCTTCCCGCCTGCATGCTCGACGGCACGGCGCTGGTCATCTCCCCGCTGATCGCCTTGATGAAAGACCAGGTCGACGCGCTCGCCGAATTCGGCGTGGCGGCCACGCTGATCAACTCGTCGATCGCCTACGCCGAGCAGCAAGAACGGCTGCGCAAGATGGCCCGGGGGGAGTACGACCTCGTCTACGTCGCCCCCGAGCGCTTCCGAAACGACGCCTTTCGACGGGCGCTCTCGGAGGCCAAGATCGGTCTGATCGCCGTCGACGAGGCCCATTGCATCAGCCAGTGGGGCCACGACTTTCGCCCCGACTATCTCGACATCGGCGACATCCGCGCCGAGGTGGGCCATCCGGTGATGATGGCCCTCACCGCCACGGCGACCACGCTGGTGCAGCGCGACATCCTCGACCAGCTGGGCATGGACGACGCCGAGGTGATCGTGTCGGGTTTCGAGCGGCCGAATCTGTTCTACGAAGTAGTCGAAACGATCGGGCAACAAGAGAAGATCGGGCGCATCGAAAAGCTCTTGAACCATCGGCGAGGCGAGTCGGTGGTCGTCTACTGTGCGACGCGTCGGCAGGTCGAAGAGGTCTCGCGCAGCCTGGAGTCGCGCGGCTGGCTCGCCGCGGGCTACCACGCAGGCTTGTCGGACCGGCAGCGCGCGAGCATCCAGGATGCGTTCATGGCCGGCGACCTGCCCGTGCTGGTCGCCACCAACGCCTTTGGCATGGGCGTCGACAAGTCCGACGTGCGCGCCATCGTCCACTACAATATCCCCGGCAGCCTCGAGGCATACTACCAGGAGGCCGGCCGCGCAGGGCGCGACGGCGAGCCCGCCGAGTGCGTGGTGCTCTACAACAGCCGCGATGCGGGCATCCACGAGTTCTTCACGGAGAATTCGTTTCCCCAAAAAGAGATCGTCGAGCGGGTCTGGCTGCTCCTGTTCAAGCGCGGCATGGGCCGCCACGACCTGGGCGCCGAGCAGATCTGCGACCACCTCAACCGCGCCGGGCACTCCAAGCGCATCCACCCCTGGGCGGTCGAGACCGCGCTCAGGCTGCTCGACGGGGGCGGTCACCTCCGAACAGGCACTGACGCCGGCTACGACTGGGTCGAGGTGCTCGACCGCGCCCGGCTTCGCGACCTGCGCGTCGACTGGGACAAACTCGCCAGCCAACGCAAGCTCGGCAAGCGCCAGCTAGAAGACGTCGAGATGTACGCGACCGGGCGCGGCTGTCGACAGACCTATTTGCTCAACTATTTTAACAGCCGGCCGAGCTACAAGGGTGGCTGCGGCCACTGTGACAGCTGCTGCGGGCGGCCCGACTACGCCCGCAGCCCCGACGGCATGATCTCTCCCATCGACGCCGAGGATTCCGCCGAGACGATCGTGCGTAAGATCTTGAGTGGCGTGGCCCGCGCCCGCCAGCACGCCACGCCGGTTCGGGTGGCGGCGATGCTGCGCGGCTCGCGGTCCGTCGAACTCAGGCGCCTGGGGCTGTCGAAGATGTCGACCTACGGCATCCTCGAGTACATGAACCAACAAGACCTGGTCGACCTGCTCGACGATTGCGTCGAAGAGGGCCTCGTCGAGAGCGCGCGCCGAAAGCGCATCGCGCTGACCGACGCCGGCGTCGAGGTCATGAAGGGCGCGGCGAGCGTGCCGGTAGGAATCGAGAGACACTTGGAGAGAAGGCTTCTGGAGGAAGCGTGA
- a CDS encoding lactate racemase domain-containing protein, with the protein MTPTNDAVIDALAAGFQAAFFRGKKVTVAVPDLTRPLDYDAVLSPLLALLDDAGAQVTLVVALGLHRPLSRTELLPLAEVAARYDARLVQHDALADDLVELEADVGADHDGWPALPARYSPAITNADRIICVGVVEPHQYAGFSGGAKTVSIGCASHATVSAMHGLEFLRDERTALGNVEDNPFQQALWELSHPLGPKWGLMIVPDGADACHAAQFGPLFAAFQSCVEVAQDVFFEDVDEPFDWLHLPVEGPKAVNFYQASRAVTYAALVDRPAVREGGLLILEAACPEGIGQGAGEQACAEAMMRGQEALMAELRGEREVQTRGGQQRAYVLARALEWCDVAVVGAPEMPELEAMGIAQYDSVDDVAAEGRGRVVEDVFHAVPRLK; encoded by the coding sequence GTGACACCGACCAACGATGCGGTCATCGACGCCCTCGCCGCCGGGTTTCAGGCGGCTTTTTTTCGCGGCAAGAAGGTCACCGTCGCGGTCCCTGATCTGACGCGCCCGCTCGACTACGATGCGGTGCTCTCCCCGTTGCTGGCGTTGTTGGACGACGCCGGCGCCCAGGTGACGTTAGTTGTCGCGCTGGGGCTGCATCGCCCGCTATCGCGCACGGAACTCCTTCCGTTGGCCGAAGTTGCCGCGCGTTACGACGCGCGCCTGGTCCAACATGACGCCCTTGCCGACGACCTCGTCGAGCTCGAGGCCGACGTCGGCGCCGACCACGACGGCTGGCCGGCCCTTCCGGCACGCTACTCCCCTGCGATCACCAACGCCGACCGCATCATCTGTGTGGGCGTGGTCGAGCCGCACCAATACGCCGGGTTCTCCGGCGGAGCGAAGACCGTCTCCATCGGCTGCGCCTCGCACGCCACGGTGAGCGCGATGCACGGCCTCGAATTCTTGCGCGACGAGCGCACCGCGCTGGGCAACGTCGAAGACAACCCGTTCCAGCAAGCGTTGTGGGAGCTGTCCCACCCTCTCGGGCCCAAATGGGGCCTGATGATCGTGCCCGACGGCGCCGACGCGTGCCACGCTGCGCAGTTCGGGCCGCTCTTCGCGGCGTTCCAAAGCTGCGTCGAGGTCGCCCAAGACGTCTTCTTCGAGGACGTCGACGAGCCCTTCGATTGGCTGCACCTACCGGTCGAGGGCCCCAAGGCGGTCAACTTCTACCAAGCCTCGCGCGCGGTGACCTACGCTGCGCTCGTCGACCGGCCGGCGGTTCGCGAGGGCGGCCTGCTGATCTTGGAGGCGGCGTGCCCCGAGGGCATCGGCCAGGGCGCCGGCGAGCAGGCATGCGCCGAGGCGATGATGCGCGGCCAAGAGGCGCTCATGGCAGAACTTCGCGGCGAGCGTGAGGTGCAGACGCGCGGCGGCCAACAGCGAGCGTACGTGCTGGCGCGGGCGCTCGAATGGTGTGACGTGGCTGTGGTCGGCGCGCCCGAGATGCCGGAGTTAGAGGCGATGGGGATCGCCCAGTACGACTCCGTCGACGACGTGGCGGCGGAAGGGCGTGGGCGTGTCGTAGAAGACGTGTTTCATGCGGTGCCGCGGTTGAAGTAA
- a CDS encoding sialidase family protein, whose protein sequence is MTRATSVLTVFLLFVSVTACSDDTTHSQWDIGDRFAPDASAPEDASEPHEAQWQYLGSPPGSAGRFVGRIGPMAYFEHDDSLYRFSSETEWEEYETPPKNWDDGHPRILEVEQGHVFFVAGKPVYLSRDGGDSWQPRGPHPELAESIRFTKGWSIRSDSKALFLRSETELWRSADAGASWDVISESPIGYINRFESAHSYPSMMVPGLITLSEGDHLRLSTDSGQTWQTVDLDRWCTSYTRHYFMPSDGRYLFIPNGAGDVGEFDPVIGCRSVGEATIADRATFPEGYHGEVRGAVSLDGRVVARTRNQDLVRFDLETMRWNRIDRPFDAYQELHYIGGGSGAQMDRYLFELDGSSFAVRTLRGLWQTDDFGETWRPAGPPSAGISQIFEYGDRLVARRGAQLYGYVTKRIEDGTWAPLPVLADVFQYVEERQKGLFIRNGRLFATKAGSGSLYEVGGEGRESRLIWGEEPADHHSLGYFAPNSPAIDLQFRAGQVFIRAAGDVRHAVLPGSEEVADFQQSTSGGGGVWVAPSTDDDFERFGEGLPQATDEQTSSILSMTFVDSEIWVVTALFGVWRADIAEGRWTRAHEGLPTATNGSDAVPVHTLLATNDELYATSDEAIYIRRDDGWERLTGPGYAEEVQAGEVGDREPLHGFIKILTYRSELLAVSTNGIYRVDRDSGAHQPLWRPDEKILTAQVLSSGLYVGLENGLWRMAESSR, encoded by the coding sequence ATGACTCGTGCGACTTCTGTCCTCACCGTGTTCTTGCTGTTTGTGTCCGTGACAGCCTGTAGCGACGACACGACACATTCGCAGTGGGATATCGGCGACCGTTTTGCGCCGGACGCTTCCGCGCCCGAAGATGCCTCGGAGCCGCACGAAGCACAGTGGCAGTATCTCGGAAGCCCACCAGGAAGTGCAGGTCGCTTCGTTGGGCGCATCGGTCCTATGGCCTATTTCGAACACGACGATTCGCTCTACCGCTTCTCTTCGGAGACCGAATGGGAAGAGTACGAGACTCCACCCAAAAATTGGGACGACGGGCATCCGCGGATTCTCGAGGTGGAGCAAGGTCATGTGTTCTTCGTCGCCGGAAAGCCGGTGTACCTGAGCCGCGACGGCGGTGACTCGTGGCAGCCACGCGGCCCGCACCCTGAACTCGCCGAGTCGATCAGGTTCACGAAGGGTTGGTCCATCAGGAGCGACAGCAAGGCATTGTTTCTGCGCTCCGAGACCGAGCTCTGGCGGAGCGCCGATGCCGGGGCCAGCTGGGATGTCATCAGCGAGTCGCCAATCGGATACATCAACCGCTTCGAGTCCGCGCACAGCTACCCAAGCATGATGGTTCCCGGGCTGATCACATTGTCCGAAGGCGACCACCTTCGCCTCTCGACCGATAGTGGCCAGACCTGGCAAACGGTCGACCTCGACCGGTGGTGCACCAGCTACACGCGTCACTACTTCATGCCGTCGGACGGTCGATACTTGTTCATCCCGAATGGAGCAGGCGATGTCGGCGAGTTCGACCCGGTGATCGGGTGTCGCTCGGTGGGCGAAGCGACCATCGCCGATCGGGCTACCTTTCCCGAAGGTTACCACGGAGAGGTGCGAGGCGCGGTGTCGCTAGACGGTCGAGTCGTAGCCCGGACAAGAAATCAGGACCTTGTGCGTTTCGACCTCGAGACAATGCGCTGGAACCGCATCGACAGGCCGTTCGATGCCTACCAAGAACTCCACTACATCGGCGGTGGTTCCGGGGCCCAGATGGATCGGTACCTGTTCGAGCTCGATGGCTCGAGCTTTGCGGTGCGTACCCTGCGAGGCCTGTGGCAGACCGATGATTTCGGCGAAACGTGGAGACCCGCGGGGCCGCCGTCGGCGGGTATCTCCCAAATCTTCGAGTACGGCGATCGGCTCGTCGCTCGAAGGGGGGCACAGCTGTACGGATACGTCACCAAGCGCATCGAAGATGGCACATGGGCGCCACTTCCGGTCCTCGCGGACGTGTTTCAATATGTAGAGGAGCGTCAAAAGGGTCTATTCATTCGTAACGGACGTCTCTTTGCGACCAAGGCCGGTTCCGGCTCGCTGTATGAGGTGGGGGGTGAGGGGCGCGAGAGCCGGTTGATCTGGGGAGAGGAGCCCGCAGATCATCACTCGCTTGGATACTTCGCTCCAAACTCCCCGGCGATAGATCTGCAGTTCCGAGCCGGACAGGTATTCATACGCGCTGCGGGCGACGTTCGACATGCCGTCTTGCCAGGGAGTGAAGAAGTGGCCGATTTCCAGCAAAGTACGTCCGGTGGCGGCGGCGTCTGGGTTGCACCGTCGACTGACGACGACTTCGAACGTTTCGGCGAAGGGCTACCGCAGGCGACTGATGAGCAGACCTCGTCCATCTTGTCGATGACGTTTGTCGACAGCGAAATCTGGGTGGTGACCGCTCTCTTTGGCGTTTGGCGCGCCGACATCGCCGAAGGTCGCTGGACTCGAGCACACGAGGGGCTTCCGACCGCGACAAATGGGTCCGATGCCGTACCAGTCCACACGTTGCTCGCTACCAACGACGAGCTCTATGCGACTTCGGATGAGGCAATCTACATTCGACGTGACGATGGATGGGAACGGCTCACGGGGCCGGGGTATGCTGAGGAAGTCCAAGCCGGCGAGGTCGGCGACCGCGAGCCACTCCACGGTTTCATCAAGATCCTGACGTATCGCAGCGAGCTGCTCGCGGTATCGACGAATGGGATCTATCGAGTCGATCGTGATTCCGGTGCGCATCAGCCGCTATGGCGACCCGACGAGAAGATCCTCACCGCACAGGTACTCTCATCGGGCCTTTATGTCGGACTGGAAAATGGGCTGTGGCGAATGGCCGAATCGTCTAGGTAG
- a CDS encoding helix-turn-helix domain-containing protein has translation MTVQHQTSSEHQVDLFEVATKMRNEGLPDEFIADAVAVARGYEGVYDLMMMWSEVLDATERDEIVADIQDMIDECSEPVGPRKERYVRFDDLDWIADNIMKFKDNLRREVDTQGMTLTQLAERTGMPLPSLSRFFNNASMPRRATLLKIAEALDLSAVEIATDWDY, from the coding sequence GTGACAGTTCAACATCAAACATCGAGTGAGCATCAGGTAGACCTTTTTGAAGTCGCCACAAAGATGCGCAACGAAGGGCTACCCGATGAGTTTATCGCCGATGCCGTGGCCGTAGCGCGCGGCTACGAAGGCGTTTACGACCTGATGATGATGTGGTCGGAAGTGCTGGACGCGACCGAGCGCGACGAGATCGTGGCCGACATCCAAGATATGATCGACGAATGCAGCGAGCCGGTGGGACCGCGCAAAGAGCGCTACGTTCGCTTCGATGACCTCGACTGGATTGCGGACAACATCATGAAGTTTAAGGATAACCTGCGGCGGGAGGTTGATACGCAGGGAATGACGCTCACGCAGCTTGCGGAGCGTACGGGAATGCCACTGCCCTCGTTGTCGAGATTCTTCAACAACGCATCGATGCCTCGCCGTGCAACCCTTCTGAAGATTGCCGAGGCGCTCGATCTTTCGGCCGTCGAGATTGCGACGGATTGGGATTATTAA
- a CDS encoding J domain-containing protein has translation MRDFGGFDASVDPQGAEQGQHLSADLTVDFLTAVRGGPATVRLPHHALDIDIPEGAQDGDVLELRGQGGEPPSQTGVPGDLTINLHVRPHELLRRNGLDLYMDLPITFAEAVKGAAVTVPTPRGEYEVNVPSGVHTGTKLRLAGQGVRRQGKEGDFFAVVQVYTPDFVDEEIEKAAEKMERGYSEDVRKDLKL, from the coding sequence ATGCGCGATTTTGGCGGGTTCGATGCCTCCGTCGACCCGCAAGGCGCCGAACAAGGCCAGCACCTGTCGGCCGACCTGACCGTCGACTTTCTGACCGCGGTCCGAGGCGGTCCGGCCACCGTGCGCCTGCCCCACCACGCCCTCGACATCGATATCCCCGAGGGCGCCCAAGACGGTGACGTCCTCGAGCTTCGCGGCCAGGGCGGCGAGCCCCCCTCGCAGACCGGCGTCCCCGGCGACCTGACGATCAACCTGCACGTTCGCCCCCACGAGCTGCTCCGCCGAAACGGCCTCGATCTGTATATGGACTTGCCGATCACGTTCGCCGAGGCGGTCAAGGGCGCGGCGGTCACCGTGCCCACGCCCCGCGGCGAGTACGAGGTGAACGTGCCCTCGGGGGTGCACACCGGCACTAAGCTTCGCCTGGCGGGGCAGGGCGTGCGGCGCCAAGGGAAAGAAGGCGACTTCTTTGCGGTCGTGCAGGTCTATACGCCCGATTTTGTGGATGAGGAGATCGAAAAGGCGGCCGAGAAGATGGAGCGGGGGTATTCGGAGGATGTCCGGAAGGATTTGAAGCTGTAG
- a CDS encoding ferredoxin reductase domain-containing protein, giving the protein MKDHEIENFAHELANQLPAQPPEADRVRRRFVVDRIWAEGQRYRALRVHVDDAEFLASHTRPGQYLTFQCGSEDPRFLVIANAPGADEEHWEFLIDLDSDLGETIEQLREGHHVCLSPAEGAGYPADDLAGASVLIFTTGAGVASVRPVLQYWRLDPDRAPANVAVYYGESERDDFAYVQEFADWRAHGARVFQAIENLPEPEEGYRYVQHAFDAHDPELEDALVFVSGAPVMMELVIGKLLRLGVAPEHIHLNV; this is encoded by the coding sequence TTGAAGGACCACGAGATTGAAAATTTTGCCCACGAGCTAGCCAATCAGCTTCCGGCCCAACCTCCGGAGGCCGACCGGGTGCGCCGGCGCTTTGTCGTCGATCGTATCTGGGCCGAGGGGCAACGCTACCGGGCGCTTCGGGTTCACGTCGACGACGCCGAATTCTTGGCCTCGCACACTCGCCCCGGCCAATACCTGACCTTCCAATGTGGGTCGGAAGACCCGCGTTTTCTAGTCATCGCCAATGCGCCAGGGGCCGATGAGGAGCACTGGGAGTTCCTCATCGACCTCGACAGCGACCTCGGCGAGACGATCGAGCAACTGCGCGAGGGCCACCACGTGTGCCTGAGTCCCGCCGAGGGAGCCGGTTATCCGGCCGACGACCTCGCCGGCGCCTCGGTGCTGATCTTTACCACGGGCGCCGGCGTCGCCAGTGTGCGTCCCGTATTGCAATATTGGCGGCTCGATCCCGACCGGGCCCCGGCCAACGTGGCGGTCTACTACGGCGAGAGCGAGCGCGACGACTTCGCCTACGTGCAGGAGTTCGCCGACTGGCGCGCCCACGGCGCCCGCGTCTTCCAGGCGATCGAAAACCTGCCCGAGCCCGAAGAGGGCTACCGCTACGTCCAGCATGCCTTCGACGCCCACGACCCGGAGCTCGAGGACGCGCTGGTCTTCGTCAGCGGCGCGCCGGTCATGATGGAGCTGGTCATCGGCAAGCTTTTGCGCCTCGGGGTTGCCCCCGAGCATATCCACCTCAACGTTTAG
- the nadC gene encoding carboxylating nicotinate-nucleotide diphosphorylase, with protein MLFVSPRIRRLIDMAIDEDEVGFDVASAVFFEGESVTARLVAKERLRLAGLPMVTAVFERVDPSVTWSFDFEDGQAVDVGGVIGRAEGPAISILRAERVALNFLQRMSGIATKTARYVEALGDSKTRILDTRKTLPGYRELDKYSVRCGGGANHRFNLSGGVMIKDNHIAAAGGSIAEAVRRARERAPLTVKIEVEVTNFDELDRALDAGADVIMLDNMATDEMVEAIARVREHSGERVAVEASGNITLERLPELAGIGLDYISSGALTHSIEAADISLKF; from the coding sequence ATGCTCTTTGTAAGCCCCAGAATTCGCCGGCTGATCGACATGGCGATCGATGAGGACGAGGTCGGCTTCGACGTCGCCTCGGCGGTCTTTTTCGAAGGGGAGTCGGTCACCGCCCGGCTCGTGGCCAAAGAGAGGCTTCGGCTCGCCGGCTTGCCCATGGTCACGGCGGTCTTCGAGCGCGTCGACCCGAGCGTGACGTGGTCCTTCGACTTCGAAGACGGCCAGGCCGTCGACGTCGGCGGAGTTATCGGTCGCGCCGAGGGCCCGGCGATTTCGATTCTGCGCGCCGAGCGCGTCGCCCTGAACTTCTTGCAGCGCATGTCGGGCATCGCCACGAAGACCGCGCGCTACGTCGAGGCGCTGGGCGACTCCAAGACGCGCATCCTCGACACGCGCAAGACGCTGCCGGGGTATCGCGAGCTCGACAAGTACTCGGTGCGCTGCGGCGGCGGGGCGAACCACCGGTTCAACCTGTCGGGCGGGGTCATGATCAAGGACAACCACATCGCCGCGGCCGGCGGCAGCATCGCCGAGGCGGTGCGCCGGGCACGCGAGCGCGCCCCGCTGACGGTCAAGATCGAGGTCGAGGTGACCAATTTCGACGAACTCGACCGCGCCCTCGACGCCGGCGCCGATGTGATCATGCTCGACAATATGGCCACCGACGAAATGGTCGAGGCGATCGCGCGGGTGCGCGAGCACTCCGGCGAGCGCGTGGCCGTCGAGGCCAGCGGCAATATCACGCTCGAGCGCCTGCCCGAGCTGGCCGGCATCGGACTCGACTACATTTCGTCGGGCGCGCTGACGCATTCGATCGAGGCGGCCGACATTTCCCTCAAGTTCTGA